Part of the Armatimonadota bacterium genome is shown below.
TTTTCGTAGGCCAGTTAACTTTTCATATTAGCGGGACAAGGGATTCTGCAGTAGTTTGTATTTCTAGGCATTCATTGCCTAGTGACTTGCCCCATATCAGAAAGGATCTGGAGGTGTATTCTAAAGAGCACTTTTGGGAAGAGAAAGAGTTTTTTGGACTTGGAGTTGCATTTATTGACAGAGACGCGATCGGATTGACTGCGTCAGAAGACAAACTAATCTTAGCAAGAGGATGTTTGGGTGATGTGGAGCAGAATGATTTTGCATCAGCACTTGCTCGGAGAGTAGCGTCAACTTTTGGAAACGAGTCACTGAAATCGTTGCCATCAAACGGGAGCTTATGGATTTCAATCCAGCCAAATGGGAGGCTAACGTTTGCGGATCGTGCTGGAATTCCTGGTTTTGTCAGATTTTCAACAGGCTTTCCGCCGAAGTCCCTTTCGATTCCATTTCAATCCCTGCGCAATTCTCGCTTGACATCATCTTCAACATCGTTGAGTGATCAATACACTATAACAGCTTTCGGATCTGATGCTGAGACACGGGCGAAACTTATCCAGAATAGCGTTGCATACATAACTGAGGAGAGATTGAAATATTCGCAGAATTTGGCAAATATTTGCAGTGAACTGGGGACTAGTGGTAATGGTTCATTTGAGAGATACGAGATATTGGGAAATAAAAATATGTCGGGTGCTGTAATCTCTGAATTGCTTCCCGAACTGAATGTGCCGGCTGATTTTGCAGGTCGAAGTATGAGCGGGGCCAATATGATCATTACTCTTGAATTCAGAATTGGTGAGAGATCGCAACTGGTTAACATAATAATCAAGTAAAGATTATCTCCCTTTGAACAGTCCGCCCAAGATCCCCCGGAGGATGCTCCCGCTGTTCTTGCTCAGCTCGCGGCCGATTTGCGAGCCTGCCGAGCGCATGGCGGATTTCATCATGGCTTCGACCGGGGTGTCGCGGGTGGATCGGGCGCGCGAGGTGACGCGCTGCACTTTCTCCCTTTCTTTGGCCGCCTGGGCATCGGCTTTTGCCTGGGCTTCGGCCTGTTCGGCCCGTTCAGCTTCAAGGGCGGCTTGTTCAGCCCGTTTGCTCAGGACTTCGTAAGCCGATTCGCGGTCAACGACGTTTTCGTAAATGGCGCCGACGGGGGAATCGGCCATCACTTGCCTCCGCTCATCGGGAGTGGCCGGCCCAAGGCGGGATGATGGCGGCCGGATGAGTGTTTTTTGCACGACGATGGGGGTGCCTTTGCCTTCCAAGGTGCTGACGAGGGCTTCGCCGACGCCGAGTTGGGTGATGACCTCTTCCGTGCTGAAATCCGGGTTTTCGCGGAAGGTGGTGGCGGCCGCCTTGACGGCTTTTTGGTCGCGCGGGGTGAAGGCCCGCAAGGCATGCTGATACCGGTTGCCCAGTTGGCCGAGAACGGCATCGGGGATATCGAGCGGGTTTTGGGTGACGAAATAGACGCCGACGCCTTTGGACCGGATGAGCCGCACGACTTGCTCGACTTTGTCCACAAGGGGCTTGGGCGCATCCGAGAACAGCAGGTGGGCTTCGTCAAAGAAGAAAACTAACTTGGGTTGGTCGGGGTCGCCGACTTCTGGGAGTTCTTCGAACAATTCGCTCAGCAGCCAAAGCAAAAATGTCGCGTAGAGCTTGGGCGATTGCATGAGCTTGTCGGCGGCCAGGATGTTGATGTAGCCCAACCCATCCCGCGTTGTCCGCATGAGGTCTTTGAGATCCAGGGCAGGTTCGCCGAAGAAGTTCTCTCCTCCCTGTTGCTCCAAAACAAGCAGGGCGCGTTGGATCGCGCCGACGCTGGCGCCGCTCACCTGCCCGTATTCGCTTTGAATGTCTTTGGCGTTTTGCGCGATGAAGTTGAGCATCCCCCTCAAGTCCTTGAGGTCGAGCATGAGGAGGTTCTGGTCGTCGGTGATTTTGAAGGCGATGTTGAGTACCCCTTCTTGGGTTTCGTTGAGTTCCAGCAACCGGGCAAGCAAAAGCGGCCCCATTTCGCTGATGGTCGTCCGGATGCGGTGGCCTTGTTCGGCAAAGAGATCCCAAAAAATGACAGGGCTTGCTTTGTAGCCATATGGCGAAAGCCCAATTTGTTGCGCCCGCTCTTCCAGTTTGGGGTTGCCGCCGCCAGCCTGGCACATCCCGCTCAAGTCACCCTTCACGTCGGCCATGAATACCGGTGTTCCCATCGCCGAAAACTGTTCAGCCAAGATTTGCAGGGTAACGGTTTTGCCGGTGCCCGTCGCCCCGGCAATTAGGCCGTGCCGGTTGCTGAGTTTGGGGAGCTGGTAGACGGGCTCGGTTGATTTGCCAACAAAGATCGGTTCGGCCATGACTGATAGGGATGATAACCCAACCGGGCCGGTTGACGGGGCAACCTCGGGAATCATGTTGGTAACATGGCTGGCGTATGGCTAAGAAGTTGAAAGTCGGGGTTATCGGAACCGGGATGATCGCCAATCACGCCCATCTTCCCGGGTACGCCTCCATTCCCGACGAGGTCGAAGTCAAGTGGCTTTGCGATATCAAGCCCGACATTCTGAAAGAAAACGCGACCAAGTGGGGCGTTTCAAAGACGACGGCCGACTACCGGGATATTTTGAAAGACCCCGAGATCGACGCTGTCAGCGT
Proteins encoded:
- a CDS encoding DUF853 domain-containing protein; translated protein: MAEPIFVGKSTEPVYQLPKLSNRHGLIAGATGTGKTVTLQILAEQFSAMGTPVFMADVKGDLSGMCQAGGGNPKLEERAQQIGLSPYGYKASPVIFWDLFAEQGHRIRTTISEMGPLLLARLLELNETQEGVLNIAFKITDDQNLLMLDLKDLRGMLNFIAQNAKDIQSEYGQVSGASVGAIQRALLVLEQQGGENFFGEPALDLKDLMRTTRDGLGYINILAADKLMQSPKLYATFLLWLLSELFEELPEVGDPDQPKLVFFFDEAHLLFSDAPKPLVDKVEQVVRLIRSKGVGVYFVTQNPLDIPDAVLGQLGNRYQHALRAFTPRDQKAVKAAATTFRENPDFSTEEVITQLGVGEALVSTLEGKGTPIVVQKTLIRPPSSRLGPATPDERRQVMADSPVGAIYENVVDRESAYEVLSKRAEQAALEAERAEQAEAQAKADAQAAKEREKVQRVTSRARSTRDTPVEAMMKSAMRSAGSQIGRELSKNSGSILRGILGGLFKGR